One stretch of Meriones unguiculatus strain TT.TT164.6M chromosome 7, Bangor_MerUng_6.1, whole genome shotgun sequence DNA includes these proteins:
- the Rtn1 gene encoding reticulon-1 isoform X3, translating into MQATADSTKMDCVWSNWKSQAIDLLYWRDIKQTGIVFGSFLLLLFSLTQFSVVSVVAYLALAALSATISFRIYKSVLQAVQKTDEGHPFKAYLELEITLSQEQIQKYTDCLQLYVNGTLKELRRLFLVQDLVDSLKFAVLMWLLTYVGALFNGLTLLLMAVVSMFTLPVVYIKHQAQIDQYLGLVRTHINTVVAKIQAKIPGAKRHTE; encoded by the exons ATGCAGGCCACCGCCGATTCCACCAAGATGGACTGTGTGTGGAGCAACTGGAAAAGTCAGG CTATTGACCTCCTGTACTGGCGTGACATCAAGCAGACGGGGATCGTGTTTGGGAGcttcctgctgctgctcttcTCCCTGACCCAGTTCAGCGTGGTGAGCGTCGTTGCCTACCTGGCCCTGGCCGCCCTTTCAGCCACCATCAGCTTCCGCATCTACAAGTCCGTTCTACAAGCTGTGCAGAAAACAGATGAGGGGCACCCCTTCAA GGCCTACCTGGAGCTGGAGATCACGCTGTCCCAGGAGCAGATCCAGAAGTACACGGACTGCCTGCAGCTGTACGTGAACGGCACCCTGAAAGAGCTCCGGAGGCTCTTCCTCGTGCAGGACCTGGTGGACTCCCTCAAA TTTGCAGTTCTCATGTGGCTCCTGACTTACGTTGGCGCGCTCTTCAATGGCCTGACCCTGCTGCTTATGG CTGTGGTTTCGATGTTTACCCTACCTGTGGTGTACATTAAGCACCAG GCACAGATCGACCAATATTTGGGACTCGTGAGGACTCACATAAACACTGTCGTGGCAAA gaTTCAGGCTAAAATCCCTGGCGCCAAAAGGCACACTGAGTAG